Below is a window of Streptomyces genisteinicus DNA.
CGCCAGGTCGGACGCGTGCGGTAGGTGAAGTACGAGGTCAGGAAGAACGAGCCGACCATGCTCAGTCCGAACGCCGCCACATGCGCCGCCACGTACGGCAGCCAGCGCAGCAGCACCAGGTAGAGGCCGTAGTACGTGCCGGTGTTCACCACCCCGACCGACGCGAACCTGACGATCTGGCCCCGTAGGGTCATCGGCCTACCAGTTCCCCCGAGCGCCTGTTGCGGTCGTCGTCCTGCCGGGGAAGGCCGGCGTTGGTCGCCTTCACCAGGAAGTGCGGTCTGCGCTTCACCTCGTAGTAAATACGCCCGACGTACTCGCCGACGACCCCCAGCATCAGCATCTGCACACCGGCGAGCGCGATGACCGCCACCAGCAGGGTGACATATCCCGGGGTGTCCACGCCGTTCACCATCGCGACACCGACGATCCAGGACGCGTACACCGTCGCCACGCCGAGCAGCAGCATTCCCAGATAGATCGCCGCCCGCAGCGGCTTGTTGTTGAACGAGAGCAGACCGTCCAGTCCGTAGTTGAGCAGCTTCCCGAAACTCCACTTGGAGCGCCCCTGCTCCCGTACCGCGTTCTCGTACTCGAACGTCGTCGTGCGGAATCCGACCCAGGCGAAAATCCCCTTCGAGAAGCGGTTGTACTCGGTGAGCTCCAGGATCGCGTCGACCGTGCGGCGCGACAGCAGGCGGAAGTCGCCGACGCCGTCCACCAGCTCCACGTCCACCAGCCGGTTGATCAGCCAGTAGTAGGCGCGCGCGGTGACGGTACGGGTGACCCGGTCGCCCGTACGGGTGCGCTTGGCGATGACCTGGTCGTAGCCCTCGTCGTGCAGCGCCAGCATGCGGCGGACCAGCTCCGGCGGGTGCTGGAGGTCGGCGTCCATGATGACCACCGCGTCGCCTCCGGCGTGCCGGAGACCGGCGAGCATCGCCGCCTCCTTGCCGAAGTTGCGGCTGAAGGAGACGTACCGGGTACGGGGATCGGCGCCGGCGATCTCCTGGAGGAGGTCGAGAGTCCGGTCCTGGCTTCCGTCGTCCACGTAGACCAGCTCGAATTCCTGCCCGAGCAGTTCGAGTTCGGCGGTCACATGGGCGTGGAAACGGCCGATGATCTCCTCTTCGTTGAAACAGGGGACCACTATCGAGATCAGCACGGAAGAACAACAACCCGCCCGAATGTCGCACCCCGGTGCACCGGATGGCCTGCGGGCGACCATTGCGTGAACTGACGTGCCCGGGCCCCTGATTCCGCCCTCCGCGCTGGCATATTCGAGCACATCATGAGGAATCCGCTCTCCGCGCGCCGACGGGCCGCGGCCTTCGCAGCGCTGATCACCGCCGGGGCGGTGACCGCCGGCGACCTCGCCGCCCGCACCTTCCCCTTCGGCCCGCGCACCCGCAGCGTGAACGACCTGGGCAACCAGTTCGTCCCGTTCCACGCCCGCCTGTGGGACCTGCTCCACGGACGGACCGACGGGGGCCTGCTGCTCGACTGGCAGTCCGGCTACGGCAGCAACGCGCTCACCGACCTCGGGACCTACCTCACCAGCCCGTTCTCGGTGCTGGTGGCCCTCTTCCCGCGCGACGGCATCGACCTGGCCGTGTACGTCGTCACCCTGGTCAAGACCGCGGTGGCGGCGGCCGCCATGACCTGGCTGCTCACCGCCCTCCACAAGGGACGCGGCCGGCGCTGGGCGGCGGGTGTGCTCGGCGCCTCCTACGCCCTGTGCGGCTGGTCCGTCACCGAGGCGTCGTACAACCCCATGTGGCTCGACGGGCTGATCGCCTTCCCGCTGCTCTGCCTGACCGCCGAATGGGCGCGCACCGGCCGGCGCCCGCTCCTCGGCCCCGTACTCGTCGCCCTCGCCTGGACCGCCAACTTCTACACCGCCTACATGGCCGTCCTGGGCGCCGCCCTCGTCCTGACCGCCAGACTGCTGCTCGACGGAACCAGCGGCCGGGAACGGACCCGGGCGCTGCTGCGCGCGACCCGCACGGTGCTGCTCGGCACCGGGCTCGCCGCCCCGGTCCTCATCCCCGTGTACCTCGGCTCGACACACGCCTACCCCGGCTGGACCAAGGAGTTCACGCCAGCGTCCTGGACGGACGTGCTCGCCCGCACGCTGCCCGCCACGTACAGCTTCTTCACCCCGGCGGTCTTCACGGGCGGCGCCACGCTGCTCCTCGCCCTCGCCCTCGCCTTCCACCGGGCCGTGCCCCGGCGCGAGCGGCTGGTGTGGACGGTGCTGACCGCCGCCGTCGCCCTCTCCCTCCAGTGGGGGCCCACCCACCTCCTCTGGCACGCCTTCGCCACCCCGAACGGCAGCCCCTACCGGCAGACGTTCGTCCTCGCGGGCATCGCCGTCATCGCCGCCTGGACCTGCCTCTCCCGCGGCTGGCCGGACCGCCGCGCGCTCGCCGGCGGCACCGCCGCCGTACTCGTCCTCGCGCTCGGCGCCACCGGCAGCGAACTCGCCCGGCGCGAGGCGTACCTGCTCCTCGCGGCGGGCCTCGCCGCCGCCGTCGCCGGACTGGTGCTCGCCGCACGCGGGCGGGCCGTGGCGGTGGCCGCCGTACTGCTCACGGCGGCCGTGGCGGGGCAGGCCGCGGCGACCACCGCGTACGCAGACCGGGAACGGCCGCTGCGCCTCGACCACTATCCGCCGTGGGGCGCCGACCACGACGCCCGCGCCGCCGCCGTCGCGGCCGCCGACGGCTGGCCCGCCTACCGCACCGACCCCGGCCGCACCCAGCTCACCGCGAACGACGCGCTGCTGCTCGGCGGGCAGGGCGGCGCGTACTACAGCAGCCACACCGCCGACGTGTGGACCCGCACCCTCTCGGCGCTCGGCGGCGGCTGGACATCGCGCGGGCGCAGCCTCCAGTCCCTGGACAACCCGGTCACGGACGCCGTGTTCTCGGTCGGCGCCCGCATACGGAGCGCGCCCGGTGGCGAACCGCGGACCGTCCGCCGGGAGGTGCCGCCGCTGGTCACCGTGCGGCCGGGCGGCGGGGAACAGGCCTACGGGGATTCGCCGTTCCGCAACCAGGAGCTGCTGCTCGGCGCCCGCGTCTACGAACCGGCGGCGGACGGAGCGTGCCGCGCGGGCACAGAGGTCTTCCTCTGGGCCCCCGACTGGACCGGGACCGCCCGCCTCGGCGACAACCCGCCGCAACGGCTGCTCGGCGGGCAGCCCAAGCGGCGCGCCGCACTCACCCCGCTCGGCACGGCGCACACCGCCGGGGAACGCGTCACCTACCGGGGCGAGGCGCCCCGGGACGCGGAGATCGGCTGCCTGGACCCGGCCCGGCTCTCCGCCGCCGTGGACGCGCTCCGCCGGACCGGCGCGGTCTCCGTGGAGGTCTCCGCGAACGGCGTCACCGCGGAGATGCCGCCCGGCAGCACGGGAGTCGCGGTGATCGCGGCGCCCCGGATCGCGGGGTGGTCCTGCGGAGGGCGTCCGGCGGACGCGTATCTCGGCCTCGTCGCGGTCCCCCTCGACGGAAGCCGCACGACGGTGAGCTGCTCCTTCCGCCCCCCGGGGGTGCTCGCGGGCGCGGCGGTGGGTCTGATGGCGCTCCTGGGGGTCGTCGCCACCGTGCTGGTCACGAGGCGTACGGGGCGTGGCCCCGCGGGACCGGGCCACGCGCCCGGGGGGCCGGCTGCACGGGGAGCGGTGCGTGCGGCTGTGAGGGCTTAGCCCGCGGGGGGTGCCCGCGGGTGCGGGTGCGTGGTGGGGTGCGGGTGTGGGGGTGGCGCACCCACGCTGCGCGCGGGGTGTCCTTGCCGGACGAGGTGGTTCGGTGCGGGTGTGTGGGTGGCGCACCCACGCTGCGCGCGGGGTGTCCTTGCCGGACGAGGTGGTTCGGTGCGGGTGTGTGGGTGGCGCACCCACGCTGCGCGCGGGTTGTCCTCAGACGCCGGACAGGCTTTGTTGCCCGGTCGGGCATGTTTCTTCTGTGCGGGCGGGGGTGGTGCACCCCCGCTCCGCGCGGGTGTCCTCAAACGCCGGACGGGCTTGAGTTGCCCGAACCGGGTCCGCACCGCCGGACGAAAGTTGCGGGTCCCTCCGGAGGCTAGAGCGCCCGCTCGCCCCAGACCTACGTCGCCCTAACTGGACGACCGTCGGGCGCTTACGCCTCCTGCGCGCCCCGTGTCCGCGGCGGACGCACCGGCCGGACGGGGGGAGGGAGCAGTTCCGGCTGCGGGTAGGTGGGTGCAGGGGGGCCGTCCGAGAGGACACCTCGCGCGCGCAGCGGAGGTGGGAAAGCCACCCGGTCCCGCGATTGAGGACACGGCACCAGGCCATGCCGCGAACAGCACACGCGGCCACAGATGCTCACGACGACCGGGGCCGCGGACGAAGAGACAGCCCCGACACCGGCGGGCCGGTACGTTCCCCGGGGACACGGGGCGCGCAGGAGGCGTAAGCGGCCGACGGTCCTCCGGCTAGGGCAGGTCAAGTCTGGGGCGAGCGGGCGCTCTAGCCTCCGGAGGGACCCGCAACTCCCACTCCACGCACCGGACCAGCGCCGTGCAACCCAAGCCCGTCCGGCGCTTGAGGACACCCGCGCGCAGCGGGGGTGCACCACCCCCGCCCGCACAAAAGGCGCAAGCCCAACCCCGCACCCAAGCCCGTCCGGCGTCTGAGGACAACCCGCGCGCAGCGGGGGTGCGCCACCCACACACCCGCACCCAAACGGAACCCGCGCCCCCGCGGACACCGCACCCGCCCCCGCGGGCTACGCGCTGAAGCGTTGTTGGCGGGCGAGGGCGCGGCGCAGCTCCCCCGGGAAGGGGTGGTAGGGGCCGTACGCCAGTTCCGCGTCGTAGAGGAGGGACCTGAACTGCCCCTGGGCCGCCGCGTGGTCGCCCACGGCGAGGAGGAGGTGGCCGATCCGGTGCCGGACCTGGAAGGCCCGGTCGCGGTCCGTGGTCTCGTAGTACGGCAGGACCGCCCGGTACTCCGCCAGGGCGGCGGCGGGTTCGCCGAGTTGCTCCAGGCACTGGGCCGCGTCGTGGCGGAACTGGAGGGTTCCCGGGTCGGACGGGCCGGCCTCCGCCGTGCGGTCGTCGGCGAGGCGCCGCAGCTCCGGCAGGGCGCGGCGGTACTGGCCGTCGTCCATGAGGGTGGCGGCGTACTGCTTGCGCAGGATGCGCACGACGGGTGACCGTTCGCCGTGTTCGGCGGCGGCCGCCGGGAGGATGCCGCCGAGGACGTCGACGGCCCGGGTGATGCTGCCTTCGCCGAGGAGCCGTTTGACCTCGTCGACCGCGGCCGCGACGTCCGGGCGGGGTGCGGGGACGGCCGGGGGTGTGACGGGCTGCGGCGGCACGCCCGCGCGGTCGGGCCAGGGGGCGTGGGGGCGTACGAAGGGCCGGGTCGGGTCGAGGGGGCCGGTCCGCCCGCCGGGTGACGGCAGCAGGGGGCGGAGGGCTTCGTAGACGTCCTGCGCCCCGGACGGCCGGTGCTGGGGGTCCTTGGCGAGGAGGTGGAGGACGATCGCCTCGAGCGCCTCGGGGATCTCGGGGCGGAGCTGGCGCACCGGGAGCGGCGGTTCGTGGAGGTGCCGGTGGAGTACGCCGAGCGCGGTGGAGCCGGCGAACGGCACGGTGCCGCTGAGGAGTTCGTGGAGCAGCACGCCGAGGGCGTAGAGGTCGGTGTACGGGCCGACGGCGCCGCCCATCGCCTGTTCGGGGGCCATGTAGGCGGGGCTGCCGATGGGCGAGCCGGTGTGGGTGAGGCGGGTGGTGTCGGTGTCGATGACGGAGGCGACGCCGAGGTCGAGGACGGTGACCGTCCCGTCGGGCTTGACCATGACGTTGCGCGGTTTGAGGTCGCGGTGGACGATCGGCACCGCGTGGACGGCGCCGAGTACGGAGCAGAGCTGTGCCGCGACGCCGACGGCCCATTCCCACGGGTAGGGCTCGTGTTCGGCGAGGTGGTCGGCGAGGTCGGCGCCTTCGACGTACTGCATGACGAGGTAGAGGTCGTCGCCGTCGCTGCCGGCGTCGTGCACGGTGACCAGGCCGGGGTGGCAGACCTGGGCGGTGACGCGGCACTCGCGGACGAAGCGGCGGCGCATCTCGTCGGCGGCGGTGGCGGCCGCCATGTGGTCGGGGCGCAGCAGTTTCACGGCGACGCGGCGGTCGAGCCGGCCGTCGTAGGCGGTCCAGACCTGGCCCATGCCGCCCTGTCCGATGAGTGCGGAGAGCTCGTAGCGGCCTCCGACGACCCGTCCGTTCACCGGGCGCCGCCCCGGTCGCCGGGTCCGGTGTCCCGGTGGTCGGTGCCGCGCAGCAGGTCGCTCAGCTCGTCGAGTTCGGCGCGGACCTGGTCGATGCGCGGGGGGACGGGCGGGGGCGTGGGGTGGTGGGCGGGCGTGGGGTGGTGGGCGGGGCCGGCGGGTATCGGCGGGGGATAGCCGTACGCGGGCGGCGGCGTGTAGGGGCCGTACGGGGAGCCGGGCGCCGGGTGGTGTCCGATGGGGGCCGTGCGCGGCTGCTGGTGGTGCCGGATGTCGGTGACCAGGTAGTGCACGGGGACGCCGATCGCGAGAGTGAAGAGGGCGGCGAGGCACACCCAGTCCACGGGCCGCGGGTCCTGCTGGGCCGAGTCCGTCGTGGCTTCGGTGCCGAACTCCCCCATCACGACGAGCGAGGTCACGGCGGCGACCAGGGAGATCCAGAACAGCACCCAGTCGGTGCGCCTGCCGCGCATGATCGCGATGCGCAGCATGGTGCCCCAGGCGAGGAGTCCGAAGCTGAGCAGCGCGAGCGCCACGAGGACGACGCGCACGACGACGAGCAGCGCTGTCGAGGGGCGCGAGGGCTGCGGCGGCGCGTAGCCGTGGCCGTGCATTCCTGCTCCTGGGGTGCCTGGGGACGGGACGGAGGCGGACTGAAGCGTATACACCGACAC
It encodes the following:
- a CDS encoding glycosyltransferase family 2 protein, encoding MLISIVVPCFNEEEIIGRFHAHVTAELELLGQEFELVYVDDGSQDRTLDLLQEIAGADPRTRYVSFSRNFGKEAAMLAGLRHAGGDAVVIMDADLQHPPELVRRMLALHDEGYDQVIAKRTRTGDRVTRTVTARAYYWLINRLVDVELVDGVGDFRLLSRRTVDAILELTEYNRFSKGIFAWVGFRTTTFEYENAVREQGRSKWSFGKLLNYGLDGLLSFNNKPLRAAIYLGMLLLGVATVYASWIVGVAMVNGVDTPGYVTLLVAVIALAGVQMLMLGVVGEYVGRIYYEVKRRPHFLVKATNAGLPRQDDDRNRRSGELVGR
- a CDS encoding YfhO family protein, with amino-acid sequence MRNPLSARRRAAAFAALITAGAVTAGDLAARTFPFGPRTRSVNDLGNQFVPFHARLWDLLHGRTDGGLLLDWQSGYGSNALTDLGTYLTSPFSVLVALFPRDGIDLAVYVVTLVKTAVAAAAMTWLLTALHKGRGRRWAAGVLGASYALCGWSVTEASYNPMWLDGLIAFPLLCLTAEWARTGRRPLLGPVLVALAWTANFYTAYMAVLGAALVLTARLLLDGTSGRERTRALLRATRTVLLGTGLAAPVLIPVYLGSTHAYPGWTKEFTPASWTDVLARTLPATYSFFTPAVFTGGATLLLALALAFHRAVPRRERLVWTVLTAAVALSLQWGPTHLLWHAFATPNGSPYRQTFVLAGIAVIAAWTCLSRGWPDRRALAGGTAAVLVLALGATGSELARREAYLLLAAGLAAAVAGLVLAARGRAVAVAAVLLTAAVAGQAAATTAYADRERPLRLDHYPPWGADHDARAAAVAAADGWPAYRTDPGRTQLTANDALLLGGQGGAYYSSHTADVWTRTLSALGGGWTSRGRSLQSLDNPVTDAVFSVGARIRSAPGGEPRTVRREVPPLVTVRPGGGEQAYGDSPFRNQELLLGARVYEPAADGACRAGTEVFLWAPDWTGTARLGDNPPQRLLGGQPKRRAALTPLGTAHTAGERVTYRGEAPRDAEIGCLDPARLSAAVDALRRTGAVSVEVSANGVTAEMPPGSTGVAVIAAPRIAGWSCGGRPADAYLGLVAVPLDGSRTTVSCSFRPPGVLAGAAVGLMALLGVVATVLVTRRTGRGPAGPGHAPGGPAARGAVRAAVRA
- a CDS encoding serine/threonine-protein kinase, translating into MNGRVVGGRYELSALIGQGGMGQVWTAYDGRLDRRVAVKLLRPDHMAAATAADEMRRRFVRECRVTAQVCHPGLVTVHDAGSDGDDLYLVMQYVEGADLADHLAEHEPYPWEWAVGVAAQLCSVLGAVHAVPIVHRDLKPRNVMVKPDGTVTVLDLGVASVIDTDTTRLTHTGSPIGSPAYMAPEQAMGGAVGPYTDLYALGVLLHELLSGTVPFAGSTALGVLHRHLHEPPLPVRQLRPEIPEALEAIVLHLLAKDPQHRPSGAQDVYEALRPLLPSPGGRTGPLDPTRPFVRPHAPWPDRAGVPPQPVTPPAVPAPRPDVAAAVDEVKRLLGEGSITRAVDVLGGILPAAAAEHGERSPVVRILRKQYAATLMDDGQYRRALPELRRLADDRTAEAGPSDPGTLQFRHDAAQCLEQLGEPAAALAEYRAVLPYYETTDRDRAFQVRHRIGHLLLAVGDHAAAQGQFRSLLYDAELAYGPYHPFPGELRRALARQQRFSA